A portion of the Granulosicoccus antarcticus IMCC3135 genome contains these proteins:
- a CDS encoding tripartite tricarboxylate transporter permease, with translation MDTILQAFALVFDFKVLGVMLASALFGLFVGSIPGLTATMAAALLIPFTFFMDPVPAIAAIVTTVAMAIFAGDIPGALLRIPGTPASAAYCDEAYAMTRKGKAETALGISLVCSAIGGIFGSLILAMTAPALAEFAIKFSSFEYFWLACLGLSCAVVVSSGSTLKSFVSLLLGLFIATIGIDITAGHPRFTFGSVEMMGGISFIPAMIGMFAISEVMRFIASPENQQAAPQQATKHVFRGLGGILSKYKLNVARGGFIGAVVGILPGAGSDIAAWIAFAMSKRFSKEPEKFGTGHPEGLVDAGTANNAGLAGAWIPALVFGIPGDSITAIVIGVLYMKGMNPGPTVFMNQPELIQAVFIVFFLANLALLPLGFLAIRLSRNILRVPRHVLIPIILMFCVVGAFAINNTVFGISVMLFMGVLAYIMESNGFPVAPTILGIVLGSMLESNFMSSMIKADGEFSGFFSRPIAATLGVIVILIWVIPLVRLIINQLRKPRLA, from the coding sequence ATGGATACGATACTTCAAGCGTTTGCACTCGTTTTTGACTTCAAGGTACTGGGCGTCATGCTCGCCTCAGCCTTGTTCGGCCTGTTCGTAGGCTCCATTCCGGGGCTGACAGCAACCATGGCAGCCGCCCTGCTGATACCGTTCACCTTCTTCATGGATCCGGTTCCAGCCATTGCCGCCATTGTCACCACCGTGGCCATGGCCATATTCGCGGGCGATATACCCGGTGCACTACTGCGCATACCCGGTACTCCTGCTTCTGCGGCCTACTGCGACGAAGCTTACGCCATGACCCGCAAGGGCAAGGCCGAAACAGCCCTGGGCATCAGCCTTGTCTGCTCGGCAATCGGGGGGATTTTCGGATCACTGATCCTGGCCATGACGGCACCGGCTCTGGCTGAGTTTGCCATCAAGTTCTCTTCTTTCGAATATTTCTGGCTGGCCTGCCTGGGCCTTTCCTGTGCCGTGGTCGTCTCCTCCGGCTCAACTCTCAAGAGTTTTGTATCCCTGCTACTGGGCTTGTTCATCGCAACTATCGGTATAGACATTACGGCTGGTCATCCGCGATTTACCTTCGGTAGCGTGGAAATGATGGGAGGTATCAGTTTCATCCCTGCCATGATCGGCATGTTTGCCATCTCGGAAGTCATGCGCTTCATTGCCTCACCAGAGAATCAGCAAGCAGCACCACAGCAAGCCACCAAGCATGTGTTCAGAGGGCTGGGCGGCATTCTGTCCAAATACAAGCTCAATGTTGCCCGCGGTGGTTTCATTGGTGCCGTCGTTGGTATTTTGCCAGGTGCTGGTTCTGACATTGCAGCCTGGATCGCCTTTGCCATGTCCAAGCGTTTCTCGAAAGAGCCGGAGAAATTCGGCACTGGACACCCAGAGGGTCTTGTCGATGCAGGTACCGCCAACAATGCAGGTCTGGCAGGTGCATGGATTCCTGCGCTGGTATTTGGTATTCCCGGCGATTCGATAACGGCCATCGTTATCGGTGTGCTGTACATGAAGGGCATGAACCCGGGGCCAACGGTCTTCATGAATCAGCCGGAACTGATACAGGCTGTTTTCATCGTTTTCTTCCTGGCTAACCTGGCATTGCTGCCACTGGGCTTTCTGGCTATTCGACTGTCACGAAACATTCTTCGTGTGCCGCGTCATGTCCTGATTCCCATTATCCTGATGTTCTGTGTGGTCGGTGCATTCGCCATCAACAACACGGTATTTGGTATCAGTGTCATGTTGTTCATGGGCGTGCTGGCCTACATCATGGAAAGCAATGGTTTTCCGGTCGCACCCACCATTCTGGGTATCGTGCTCGGATCCATGCTGGAGAGTAACTTCATGTCATCCATGATCAAGGCGGATGGTGAGTTCTCCGGCTTCTTCTCACGCCCTATCGCTGCAACCCTTGGTGTCATCGTGATATTGATCTGGGTCATTCCGCTCGTTCGATTGATCATCAATCAACTAAGAAAACCCAGACTAGCCTGA
- a CDS encoding tripartite tricarboxylate transporter TctB family protein: MRLNDAVIGLVLVIFALAEITYSTTFPSLHGQKFGPSLFPILIGCGLALCGLILIVRGVISRRTPDNGDNEWVVLGDWAQSPTTRINMMLVPGLLIAYILLSDTIGFLPLAFLILATLLYRLGSSFLSAAIIAIVTTVLLQLLFARVLLVPLPAGITGNLFG; encoded by the coding sequence ATGCGCCTCAATGATGCCGTCATCGGCTTGGTGCTCGTGATCTTCGCATTAGCGGAGATCACGTACAGCACTACGTTTCCATCACTACACGGTCAAAAATTCGGTCCCAGTCTGTTCCCGATTCTTATCGGTTGTGGCCTGGCTCTATGCGGATTGATCCTCATCGTCAGAGGCGTCATCTCCAGACGTACACCAGACAATGGTGACAATGAATGGGTCGTCCTCGGCGACTGGGCTCAATCACCCACGACACGCATCAACATGATGCTGGTACCCGGATTGTTGATTGCCTACATCCTACTGTCCGACACCATTGGTTTCTTGCCCCTCGCCTTCCTCATACTCGCCACGCTTCTCTATCGTCTGGGGTCCTCTTTTCTGTCAGCGGCCATCATCGCTATCGTTACCACGGTACTGTTGCAACTGCTTTTTGCTCGTGTACTGCTGGTGCCATTGCCCGCGGGTATCACCGGCAATCTGTTCGGGTAG